In Bacillota bacterium, one DNA window encodes the following:
- a CDS encoding carboxypeptidase regulatory-like domain-containing protein, whose amino-acid sequence MALRGANGWVSPVFRAWTLLLGATIVAVLFSQSVALAQPKPRFPRFPIVGTPDRVPVDLKRDWDMLNGRGTPEQTTNLTNSPADELGPLWSGDDRFIYFYSNRVSATNGARGSNFRIYVMRPDGTDIRQVTTEDGDQIEPALSLNQNRLAYVARASAAAPYHLFVRNLTTGAVLSLTRERTDLPFTEVRQPTWSPSGLEVAFAGKVGNFYHIFVINVDTGVIRQVTDGNCNDMEPAWSPDGNLIAFTSDRTDAAGTGSKPTTDIWTVTAYARDPASAVVRRVTDFAPGGVSSTNKQPSWSLRELPRFITGVNRPLLWLAFASNRQDTNNDGTPDAVGSTFDIYFLDATVLPDGSGLQTVEPTAQVYRIDARDPAYSTNEEMPTWSQFTTALKLAHVSNRTGNWDIFSTSIVDVNAPELLKADVNENEIVEVIPRVSLPGTTVRFRVRARDPESGVAGVYLQIKDPDSRYQDAQGIEHKIFLNAGPIPVGGQGVRATIVPWEIDCQPIDPATNTYVTLSNTLPGRPTMIANRFLGYPPQMYEPGTDDFAAFSGVQNPPKSHWLRLYDDGPASQGGNEPEGEVAGDGIYTNVWATPADNPSDWYVDVIIYDRAVNPFRPTQQSNWKIYDNVWGFSTRPFSASSKVLFVSDYTLGQKFFQGRFGINFALDNVFFTYWGVESWLTGIDINYLPSSGFYFSSDTDTEPKPVRDTWNALGPGSYGTRQPNGLPWSNLAFWSVDPRISDSQNYDIWRILCRGPVPQSVYLAYLPRRELQPSPTNPRTATQTVTVADRCIIWSAPYAGDVWAGNGTITDLNTQRDLTNFVAAGGRLYVTGQDIGWALTLNGTQPSAFYTNVMKARYIDDQHPSLDPLNRNTLSGGNTLANPFAWTTWNEHNYYQLTSSTLQYSPPISGGFQLQPGPDDNNLYFNDGCPNQRYVDGINPLSPARTELTFEDGVQGLIYWFDAASSGKVVFASFGHEGLNRQYYTLDNVAYGYNVPQKLMHNIICWLRTGTIVGTVRDVDGGAPIEGALVRAIFGGGNERTTGPQIGTAFTRRDGTYNIGGLDASVYEVVAAFPGYTAQKVTLAGVHGGDFGETSFLLTKAEPGVLKGRVTYPDGTTPIQGALVTATEVITGQQFTAVSDAQGNYVIPRLPTSRVEDGGGYDVTATKEGFSPDQPPQPVRVSIPPATEVTQDFRLKPAPGNVTGTVTRSDTGEPIANALVTVRSGTTTVASATTDENGQYTITGVDGGTYQATASAAGFSPQTKTITVVSNQTITENFQLDPVPPGSVSGLVIRQGDQQPEEGVEVEVVSSNKTYRTTTGPAQTENGYTFNWRITGVDAGEYTVRVRKSGFTPVPESRQITVQSETETTGVNFSLKPLHTFSAGLSLISVPFDYSTQDPADVLNVPVADRPNFKLFAWSLGRYVLYPNVPADRVRLGRAFFLNVPRPLVITQEGASADPGVPFEIQLAPGWNLIGVPYNFSLRWLDMKVRDGAGVVSVQEAIARQAIRNGLWTYVSGQYVLATELQPWLGYWVRANRAVTLLIDPAGRSRSALSRSAEPVQTDGWLVQIVASTGSVMDASNYFGVASRAADGYDALFDVERPPFIDGQPMVQVAFEHPEWGAYAGQYAVDVRSRAVGQVWRFTVTTSVSNSDVTLRFPNVAHVPRGLNLYLVDETTGQRRSLRTLAAYTFRSGEGMTTRSFRIEVANEQRASLRISNVSLTGRGSTRTISFSLSAEASVSVVVLRNGQPVRELLTQSTRSAGINTVTWDGRDRSGVSLPAGAYTVEIRATGTDGQVARSVVPVVLTR is encoded by the coding sequence ATGGCATTGAGAGGCGCTAATGGTTGGGTATCGCCCGTGTTTCGGGCATGGACGCTCCTGCTGGGAGCAACTATCGTTGCAGTGCTCTTCAGCCAGTCAGTGGCTTTGGCGCAGCCGAAGCCCCGCTTCCCGCGTTTTCCCATTGTTGGCACTCCGGATCGCGTACCCGTCGACCTGAAGCGCGACTGGGATATGCTCAACGGGAGAGGTACTCCCGAACAGACCACCAATCTAACCAATTCGCCAGCGGATGAGCTGGGACCGCTGTGGTCTGGCGATGACCGGTTCATTTACTTCTACTCGAACCGCGTCAGCGCGACCAACGGCGCTCGGGGCAGCAACTTCCGCATCTACGTCATGCGTCCCGACGGCACGGACATCCGTCAGGTGACTACCGAAGACGGCGACCAGATTGAACCCGCGCTGTCGCTCAACCAGAACCGACTGGCATACGTTGCCCGCGCCTCTGCCGCCGCGCCGTATCATCTGTTTGTGCGCAACCTCACCACAGGGGCGGTGCTGAGCCTCACCCGCGAACGAACCGACCTTCCCTTCACCGAAGTGCGGCAACCCACGTGGTCTCCCAGCGGGCTGGAGGTGGCTTTTGCCGGTAAGGTAGGGAACTTCTACCATATCTTCGTCATCAACGTGGACACCGGCGTGATTCGGCAGGTCACCGACGGAAACTGTAACGACATGGAGCCTGCCTGGTCGCCGGATGGGAACCTGATTGCCTTTACCTCCGACCGCACAGATGCAGCGGGGACAGGCTCCAAACCCACCACCGACATCTGGACGGTGACCGCCTACGCGCGCGACCCAGCCAGTGCGGTAGTGCGCCGGGTAACCGACTTCGCACCGGGCGGCGTCAGCAGCACCAATAAGCAGCCGTCGTGGAGCCTGCGCGAGCTGCCGCGCTTCATCACAGGCGTCAACCGACCACTCCTGTGGCTGGCATTCGCCTCCAACCGGCAGGATACCAACAACGACGGCACACCCGACGCAGTGGGCAGCACGTTTGACATCTACTTCCTGGACGCCACCGTACTGCCGGACGGCTCCGGGTTGCAGACAGTCGAACCTACCGCGCAGGTGTATCGCATTGATGCGCGTGACCCTGCCTACAGCACAAATGAAGAGATGCCTACCTGGTCGCAGTTCACGACCGCGCTCAAGCTCGCGCACGTGAGCAACCGCACGGGCAACTGGGACATCTTTTCCACTTCCATTGTAGACGTCAACGCGCCGGAGCTCCTGAAAGCGGATGTCAATGAAAACGAGATTGTGGAAGTAATACCTCGCGTCTCGCTGCCAGGCACCACTGTGCGTTTTCGCGTGAGGGCGCGAGACCCGGAAAGTGGAGTGGCCGGAGTCTACCTGCAGATTAAAGACCCGGATAGCCGATATCAAGACGCGCAGGGCATCGAGCATAAGATTTTCCTCAACGCCGGACCTATTCCGGTTGGTGGGCAAGGTGTACGGGCGACCATAGTGCCCTGGGAGATCGATTGTCAGCCGATTGACCCGGCAACGAACACCTATGTGACCCTGAGCAATACGTTGCCTGGCCGCCCGACCATGATAGCAAACCGGTTTCTCGGCTATCCACCTCAGATGTATGAGCCGGGCACGGACGATTTTGCCGCCTTCAGTGGAGTCCAGAATCCGCCCAAGAGCCACTGGCTGCGCCTTTACGACGACGGTCCTGCCTCACAAGGAGGCAACGAGCCAGAGGGTGAGGTCGCTGGTGACGGTATCTACACCAATGTGTGGGCAACGCCTGCGGATAACCCCAGCGACTGGTATGTGGATGTCATCATTTACGACCGCGCGGTGAACCCGTTCCGTCCCACCCAGCAGTCCAACTGGAAGATTTACGACAACGTCTGGGGGTTCTCCACCAGGCCGTTTAGCGCGTCCAGCAAGGTTCTGTTCGTGTCCGACTACACGCTGGGGCAGAAGTTCTTCCAGGGGCGGTTTGGGATTAACTTTGCCCTCGACAACGTGTTCTTTACCTACTGGGGAGTGGAGTCCTGGCTGACCGGCATCGACATCAACTACTTGCCGTCCTCCGGTTTCTACTTCTCCAGCGATACCGACACCGAGCCAAAACCGGTGCGAGATACGTGGAACGCGCTCGGTCCAGGCTCCTATGGAACCCGGCAGCCCAATGGTCTACCGTGGTCTAATCTCGCTTTCTGGTCGGTAGACCCCCGCATCAGCGACTCACAGAACTACGACATCTGGCGGATCTTGTGCCGTGGTCCGGTGCCTCAGTCTGTCTATCTTGCGTATCTTCCGCGGCGGGAACTGCAACCCAGCCCAACGAACCCGCGCACTGCAACGCAAACCGTGACCGTCGCTGACCGCTGCATCATCTGGTCTGCGCCGTACGCAGGGGATGTGTGGGCAGGCAACGGCACTATCACCGACCTGAACACCCAGCGCGACCTGACCAACTTCGTGGCGGCAGGTGGACGGCTGTATGTCACCGGACAGGATATCGGCTGGGCTTTGACGCTCAACGGGACGCAGCCAAGCGCGTTCTATACGAACGTGATGAAGGCGCGCTACATCGATGACCAGCATCCGTCCCTGGATCCGCTGAATCGCAATACGTTGAGCGGCGGAAATACGCTGGCGAACCCCTTCGCCTGGACGACGTGGAACGAGCATAACTACTATCAATTGACCTCATCCACCTTGCAGTACTCTCCCCCCATTTCGGGTGGTTTCCAACTGCAGCCTGGACCCGACGACAACAACCTGTATTTCAATGATGGCTGTCCCAACCAGAGGTATGTGGACGGAATTAATCCGCTTAGCCCGGCGAGGACGGAGCTGACCTTCGAAGACGGCGTGCAAGGGTTAATTTACTGGTTTGATGCTGCGAGTTCCGGCAAAGTGGTTTTTGCCAGCTTCGGACACGAAGGACTGAACCGCCAGTACTACACTCTGGACAATGTGGCTTACGGTTATAACGTGCCGCAGAAGCTGATGCACAATATTATCTGCTGGCTGCGCACGGGCACCATCGTAGGCACGGTGCGCGATGTGGATGGCGGCGCGCCCATCGAAGGCGCGCTGGTACGTGCCATTTTTGGCGGCGGTAACGAGCGCACCACGGGACCGCAAATCGGCACCGCGTTCACCCGAAGGGATGGCACGTACAATATCGGTGGATTGGACGCCTCGGTGTATGAGGTGGTAGCGGCCTTCCCGGGCTACACAGCGCAAAAGGTAACGCTGGCAGGAGTACACGGTGGCGACTTCGGCGAGACGAGCTTCCTTCTCACCAAGGCGGAGCCGGGCGTGCTGAAGGGCAGGGTGACTTATCCCGATGGCACAACCCCCATTCAGGGCGCGCTGGTGACCGCCACCGAGGTCATCACCGGACAGCAGTTCACCGCGGTTTCCGATGCGCAGGGCAACTACGTCATCCCCCGCCTCCCCACCAGCCGAGTGGAAGACGGCGGTGGATACGATGTCACCGCGACGAAGGAGGGCTTCTCGCCCGACCAGCCGCCGCAGCCGGTGCGCGTGAGCATCCCGCCCGCCACCGAGGTCACGCAGGACTTCCGCTTGAAACCTGCACCCGGTAACGTGACGGGCACTGTCACCCGTTCCGACACGGGTGAGCCTATCGCGAACGCACTGGTGACGGTGCGCAGCGGCACTACCACGGTGGCATCTGCCACCACCGACGAGAACGGACAGTACACCATTACCGGCGTGGACGGCGGAACCTATCAGGCGACCGCCTCCGCCGCGGGCTTCTCGCCGCAGACCAAGACCATCACGGTGGTGTCGAACCAGACCATCACGGAGAACTTCCAGCTCGACCCCGTGCCGCCGGGCAGTGTGTCCGGTCTGGTCATTCGCCAGGGCGACCAGCAGCCGGAAGAGGGTGTGGAAGTGGAGGTGGTCTCCAGCAATAAGACCTACCGCACCACCACCGGCCCGGCGCAGACGGAAAACGGCTATACCTTCAACTGGCGCATCACGGGCGTGGATGCGGGCGAGTACACCGTGCGCGTGCGCAAGAGCGGCTTCACGCCAGTGCCGGAATCGCGCCAGATCACGGTGCAGTCTGAGACCGAGACCACCGGTGTGAACTTCTCGCTGAAGCCACTGCACACGTTCAGCGCAGGGCTGAGCCTCATTTCCGTGCCGTTTGACTATTCGACGCAAGACCCTGCCGACGTGCTGAACGTGCCGGTGGCAGACCGCCCGAACTTCAAACTGTTCGCGTGGTCGCTGGGACGCTACGTGCTGTATCCGAACGTGCCGGCAGACCGCGTGCGTCTGGGACGCGCCTTCTTCCTGAATGTGCCCAGGCCGCTGGTCATCACGCAGGAAGGGGCATCTGCGGATCCCGGCGTACCGTTTGAGATACAGCTGGCACCCGGCTGGAACCTGATTGGCGTGCCGTATAACTTCTCGCTGCGCTGGCTGGATATGAAGGTGCGCGACGGCGCTGGCGTCGTCAGCGTGCAGGAGGCGATTGCCAGGCAAGCGATACGCAACGGTCTGTGGACGTACGTGAGCGGACAGTATGTGCTGGCGACCGAGCTGCAGCCGTGGTTGGGCTACTGGGTGCGTGCCAACCGTGCGGTTACCCTGCTGATTGACCCTGCGGGGCGCAGCCGCAGTGCGCTCTCCCGCTCGGCGGAACCGGTGCAGACCGACGGCTGGCTGGTGCAGATTGTCGCCAGCACGGGCAGCGTGATGGATGCCAGCAACTACTTCGGCGTGGCAAGCCGCGCCGCCGACGGGTATGATGCGCTGTTCGATGTGGAGCGACCGCCGTTCATCGACGGGCAGCCGATGGTGCAGGTGGCGTTCGAGCATCCTGAATGGGGTGCGTACGCGGGGCAGTATGCGGTGGATGTACGCTCCCGCGCCGTCGGGCAAGTGTGGCGGTTCACGGTAACGACGAGTGTCTCCAATAGCGATGTGACCTTGCGCTTCCCGAACGTGGCGCATGTGCCTCGTGGACTGAACCTGTATCTGGTGGATGAAACCACCGGTCAGCGTCGCTCGCTGCGCACGCTGGCGGCCTACACCTTCCGCAGCGGCGAGGGAATGACCACTCGCTCGTTCCGCATCGAGGTGGCGAACGAACAGCGTGCCAGCCTGCGCATCAGCAACGTGAGCCTGACGGGACGTGGCAGCACCCGCACCATCTCCTTCTCGCTGAGCGCGGAGGCGTCGGTGAGCGTGGTAGTGCTGCGCAACGGGCAGCCGGTGCGCGAGCTGCTGACGCAGTCCACGCGGTCGGCTGGCATCAACACGGTCACGTGGGACGGACGCGACCGCAGCGGTGTATCGCTTCCTGCAGGGGCATACACCGTGGAGATACGCGCTACCGGCACCGATGGGCAGGTTGCTCGCAGTGTGGTGCCTGTGGTGCTGACACGATAA